The following are encoded together in the Babylonia areolata isolate BAREFJ2019XMU chromosome 30, ASM4173473v1, whole genome shotgun sequence genome:
- the LOC143275473 gene encoding uncharacterized protein LOC143275473 produces MFGQTETYQPPEWAAKLSYVPKRKIQLAMANTPIHPWKVPGVPEDFSVSVKRDDLTGCALSGNKVRKLEFLLADAIGQGCRHVITWGGLQSNHCRSVALCARQLGLTPHLFLLGDITDKKEAGCEGNVLLDRLCAAHIYLMNGASNEDALQATQQLAQNIQSTSGEPSYLIPVGGSNKTGLFGYVTVFEELTRQGVLEQFDDLVFPCGSGGTAAGLAVGNYLTGGHLRVHGICVSEDAAHFYKFLDTTLEELGLGHLRSRDLLRLVDGHLGRGYALSTDEELEFIQRVAAETSIVLDPSYNGKTTLGMVKEMRNNPSAFKGRRVLYIHTGGIFGLLDGRMRPVLERMEEQQFLIRMWRSAEEEGP; encoded by the exons ctgGCCATGGCCAACACCCCTATCCACCCATGGAAAGTACCCGGGGTACCTGAAGACTTCAGTGTCAGTGTGAAACGGGATGACCTCACTGGCTGTGCTTTGTCGGGTAACAAG GTGAGAAAACTTGAATTTCTACTGGCCGACGCCATTGGCCAAGGATGCCGTCACGTGATCACGTGGGGTGGGCTGCAGTCCAATCACTGTCGATCTGTCGCCCTGTGTGCCAGACAGCTGGGCTTGACACCCCATCTCTTTCTGCTTGGTGatatcacg GACAAGAAGGAAGCGGGTTGTGAGGGCAACGTGCTGTTGGACCGCCTGTGTGCAGCGCACATCTACCTCATGAACGGTGCTTCCAACGAGGACGCGCTGCAAGCCACGCAGCAGCTGGCTCAGAATAtcca GTCCACCAGCGGGGAACCAAGCTACCTCATTCCCGTGGGAGGCAGCAACAAGACTGGGCTGTTTGGCTATGTCACCGTCTTTGAGGAACTCACCCGCcag ggggtGTTGGAGCAGTTTGATGACTTGGTGTTTCCCTGTGGAAGTGGAGGAACAGCGGCAGGGTTGGCGGTCGGCAATTACCTGACAGGTGGACATCTCAG GGTACACGGTATCTGCGTGTCCGAGGATGCCGCCCATTTCTACAAGTTCTTGGACACCACTCTTGAGGAGCTGGGGCTGGGGCACCTCAGGTCACGTGACTTGCTGCGTCTTGTGGACGGGCACTTGGGCAGGGGGTACGCTCTCTCCACTGACGAGGAACTGG AATTCATCCAGCGTGTTGCAGCCGAGACGTCAATAGTTCTGGACCCGTCCTACAATGGAAAGACAACTCTGGGCATGGTGAAGGAAATGCGCAACAACCCGTCAGCTTTCAAAGGAAGGCGTGTTCTCTATATCCATAcag GGGGCATCTTTGGACTGCTGGACGGACGAATGCGCCCAGTGCTGGAGAGAATGGAAGAGCAGCAATTCCTGATCAGGATGTGGCGTTCCGCGGAGGAGGAGGGTCCCTAG